TACAACCTGCTCTGAGCCTAAAGCTGGAGCCTATGGcatgaggaagggaagaaacatTCTAGAGATCTAGCCACTGTGGCTGAAAGATTAGCCTGGGGACAAGGACAGTATAGTAGTTTCAAAGTCAGGATTGTGGATTCCGTGTTGCTACCAGGCTGGTCatatctctgagcctcagtttctttttgtagcaTGAAGAGTTTGTATTATAATCTTTCTTGTTCCTTCAGCTGTAGCAATTCAGAATGACTGAAGGAGAAAAAGGGAGATGCATAGTAGTATTCACAGacacccccttttctctctcctctctcccaccttctccccacagatcccaagatggtcttgaactcactgtgtggcttaggctggccttgaacttctgatccttctgctgatctcccaagtgctggggctgtAGGTGTGAGCTACTTCACTTGGCTTCATTCATATTTTCTGGTTCTTGAATCAGAACATATGATTTGAACATATGATATTAGCACCATTCTGGAATTTCTGTTACATTTAAGGTGCCACCACCAAGAAAGCAGGAGCAATTTATGCCCCTGTAAACTGAATTCTATTTCCTGGCCTTTGGCAGACCAGCTCTTTAAATAAAACTCATTCAGATGCACTCCTGATGTGCCTGATTCTCCAGGGCCAGCATGGGATTTCTTTATCTGTCTTTCATCCGTAAATTTGAGGGTTTGGAGTCTAATAAAGTGGGAGAATGCACATCTGTGGCAGGAAAAAAACTCAAATAGTTTATAAACGAATCCTCTGAGAGGGTAATTTTATGTTACAGTTGTAGGTTCTGTTATTTTCACTTAGCCTCTTTGAACCCTCAGTTGTGATCTAAACAAATGTTGAAGCTGTTTGGGGATggctgaggtcagaggtcaggctCTCCTCTTTGCTTCTGCTGGGTCACCTAAGCATTGTAATCCAGTGCAGAATCAGCAGTGGACCTCTGTGGGCAGGTTTTCTTTGTACGGTGGCTGCTTATATGGGAGCGTATGATGGATGAGGTGCAATGAAGAGTGTGAGGGCTAGAGGAACTCTGGAAATGACTTAGAGTCGAATCAGCATCAAATGCAAGAGAATGTGGGAGACACTGATGGATCCTTGCCACAACCAAACCCAAGAGAACTGTGACAGACACTGACGTATCCATACCATAGTTGGAGATGCCAACACCTATTGCAAATCTGCAGAAAGTCAGCAAGCACATTAATCTTGGCTGCACCATCTGGTGTCTGGGTGTAATCAACACCTGTGGACGCTTGGTCCAACAACAGCAGAATGCACAGTATTCTCAAGCTCTCTTGGAGGATTTATTCTGCATTCTAGGCATATAAAAGACTAGCTGTCATAAAGAAGATAATCTCAGGTCAAATGGAATTAAACTAAAgctcagaaacagaaagaatgcaCAAACTCTGACCTGGCACATCTAAcaggagagcacttgcctagtacaAGCTTCAGTactgaaaaagaaggaggagaaggaagaggaggagggggaataaaaaggggaggaagaagaggtggaggaggaggaagaggaggaggaggaagaagaggaggagaaggaggaggaggaggaggaggagaaccaGATGGTTAATGTTGTAGGAAAGTCAGAATTtagccaggtatgatggcatatgcttgtaatcccagaacttggaaggtggaggcaggaggatcaagagccTAAGACcagggttggggggaggtggctcagtcaatGATGTGCTTGCAGCACaagtatgagggcctgagttcaattcttagcagcCATGTAAGAAGGCTGGGTATGGCAGTGTGTACTCAGGATCCCGGTGCTGGAGAGGCTCACTCACCATCCAGCGTTGCCaaaccagtgagccccaggtcccagtgagaaaccctgtttcaaaaaataggGTCAGTGGCTCCTGAAGAACAGATGTCTTAGtcactttcctattgctgtgataaaacatcatgacaaaggcaacttataaaagaaagtgtttagtTGGGTTCTCAGTTTCATAGGATGAGAGTTCATGATGGCAGAGCACAAGCGCACAGCAGAAAGAGCCGAGAGCTCACACTcctcttcaacaaggccacaccaaatccttcccaaacagttccaccaactggggatcaagtatttGAACACATGAGCTATGGGGGACactctcactcaaaccaccacagaatgaaagaaaggaaaggagagaggaggggaaaagagaagaaaggagaggaaatcaTGTAGTATAAATCCTTCATTTCACAAGTGGAGAAAGAGACCTAGAGAGACAAACAGTAATTTATCTGGAGTCACAGTGGGGTAATGGTAGAGGCTGCACTGGGAACTAGGAAGGACCCTGTGTCATCACATACACTGGGGCTTAAGAGTTGGAAGGTCTCagcggcagtggtggtgcacacctttaattccagcatccaggaggcagaggcaagcagaccctgagtttgaggccagcctggtatagtgagttccaggacagccagggctacacagagaaaccctgtcttgaaacacccgcCCCCAAAACAGAAGAGTTGTGGGAGATCTTGGTGATTACTGGGGGTCGAGGGTGTCAGAGAACCTCTTTAAACTATGGGttgggggctgaaaagatggctcagtggttaagagcactggctgctcttctagaggtcctgggtttatCACACCCCAGgtcactgtaactccagtcccacgAGATCCTGCATCCCCTTCTGGTCTTCCTGGGCAATGTATGAATGTGATGCACAGctgtatatgcaggcaaaatacctcagacacataaaataatttaaaaattataaaaagtctATGTATCGGGCATTTTGGAGGGTGTGTGTAAAACACTGAAAGCGGTATGTACCAGAAGGGTGTGGGTGAGGGAAAGCACTTGGCTGTGCTTATGTGAAGAGTGCGTGTTGAGTGTGGACTTGTCCAGTGGGAACTACAAGAAGCTGCCTGATGGCTGCCCTCTAGGAAATCGCACTGTGCTTCCTGGATGCTTCTCATCAGCTTCCTGTTAGACATGGCAGTAGGGACGATGACCAGGCACCTCAACATCTGCCACAAAATGGGTGAGTCCAGACCTTAGATCCCTCTAATCCCTACCCTGGGCAGCGTCCTTCTCAGGCTCCCACCCATCCTGTGAAGCCAGGCAGACCTTCCTCAGTCACCCAATTGTTCACATGCCTTTGTTAATAGTGGAAGTAGTCCTGCCCCAGGACTGAGCCGTCTGCAGCCTGGATCCATCTCCTGGGCTGGCTCTCTTCCccatctggttttgttttgtttgttttcgagacagagtttctctgtgtaacagtcctggctgtcctggaactcactttgtagaccaggctggcctcgaactcactgagatccatctgcctctgcctcccgagtgctgggattaaaggtgtgccaccactgcgtGGCTCTCTTTCCCATCTTTGCCCTGCCCTTGCCCAGTTGTTTAGTCCTTATCCTCCTTACCCCTCTGCTTTAATTCCATTTACTCTTCTTTTGAATTTGCTAAAGATTTTGGTCTTGTGTTTAGACTCCATAGTACATTATTATGGTTATTGTGAGTTTTATGATGTAAGACTTCACTTTGAGTTACTCAAACTGTTTCTTTGCTGTTTATCCTTTCTTGCCTTCCAAGTGTTCACTGGGGTCACCTTCATTCTAAGTGAGGAATATTCTCTGTAGATTTATTAGTTAAGTGAAGACAATGGCAAGGGTCAGTGAGGGGATGAGAAACATTCCCAGGCAAAGCAGCTGGTTCAAAATACCTCAAAATGTTTCCACGTTAAGATTTTGCCTGAAAAAGGTTCCAAGGCTTGTGAGCGTGTGCACCTAGCCTTCCATGTTGAGTGCCAAGCACCagaagagctgggggtggggggggggataacCCAGGCTTGGATCTACAGGCCACCTTTAGGGAGCAGCTGCTGTTTTCTGAGACCCCAACACCTCAACTGTTACTgcaccagccacctgagagaggctAGGGTGTAGAATGCATGCCTGTGAGTTAACCTTAACCTCTGAAATAGGACTTGAACTGAATGACTTCGCTGTCTTCACCACCTTTGGCCTGGCCTCAGCTCTGCTCCTTGGTGTGGATGGGCCTCTGAATGGGTTCCTGGCCGTCATCTATGTGTTAACCACTTCTTTCCGCCTGTGTTTTTATTCAACAGGTGAGTGGAACCCAGTCCGTTTTAGGACTGTGACAGGGATCAAGGGGCAGGAGAAACTTGCTAGGAGTCAGAAGCCAGGGGTCGTTCATgggctcctcttcctcctcatgaGCCTGGTGCCTGCTAGAGGTGAAGGGCTGGTCTGGGAGAAATGAGTCCTTGCTTCTTCAGCAGCTGTGTCTCTTTGCTGTATGATATTTGTATGGGGCACTGCTTCACACACTCTGGAAATGGAGTTCCCCAGTTCCCCAAACAGGAGATGCTGTGATAAAGTGAGGCCAGCTGCCTTCCTAAGACCACACAGGAAGGGTGTGTAAAGCCAGCACTGAGCTTAGACTGGCCTTCCAAGGACCCATCAAGGTGTGGGCACACCTGGTCTACACTGATTGCCTGCTGTCCCCAGAAACCAACACAAACCTAAGCCTTCACAGCATCTGCTTGTAATGACCGAATGACCTACACCCTCCTCCCACACCTGGACCAAGGGAATTTGGCAGCTCAGGGAGAGGAGACCCGAACTGACAGATGCCCTTGGCACCAGGAAGCAGGTGATCCCATGATCTTTCCCTAGGAGGAGGTCCCTCTGTATACAAGGGTCTACCCTGCCCCTACGCTTCCTGTGTTTTGGCCTCCACCTGCCTTCTGACCAAGGGAAACACATTTATTCTCTGCTGCATGGCTTCACTCATGATTCTGTTCATGATCGACCAAAGTTGCTATCCACACGATGAAGTCCTGGAGTCGGAGAACTGGAAAAAAGTGGTTTATATGGGAGGTGAGTTCAAATAATTGTCACCAGATGTTTATGGTCACACTGAGCCTCACAGCAGCATTGCCCATGCACTTTGCTCTCGAGTATTCTCACCATCGAATTTGTTGTTATCCAACAAAGTgcatatttactatttttttaatgtcagaAAATACCAAATGTACTCACCTCCTTAGAGGACTGTTTTCTTCATGCTCCAGTGCATAGGTTTAGGCTGTGCTCGATAAATATCTACCTAATGTTAATGAGTTCAGTAGAATTTTGGGAATGCGTGTGTGGCTATGTGTACAGGGAGTCAGTCTGGTAAACTAGACATAGTTCCTGCCTCAGGTAAGGAGAAAGTtactgaaaaccaaaaaaactagcaaataaaaatggcaaaaaaaataattggaaacaaacaaaactgggtACAAtggcttgtaattccagttcttgggaggcCGAGGCTGGAGGATCATTGCAAGTTCAAGATAtagtgagttccgggccagcctgagctatggaGTGAAATTCTGTCTAAAAAAAGAGTAACTACAAACAGTTTTGATGCTCTGGGAAAGCATGGGGTGGGTGCTCTCAGAGGTGACTCATTTAGACTGAGATGACTTGAGAGGAGGAAATGTCCCTCAAGGATGATGTTTAAGGAGAGCCGAGAGATGAGCTCACAGATGTTTTGGGATGCCTGGGAGACCGAGAAGATGCTGGAAGCATTAGTGGGACAGTGTGGCTGGAACTTGTGTGGAAAGCCAGTGACAAAACCTTAGGCCAGTGAAGTGGGCAGACTGGGCCCTGAGTTAGGGCTTCCTTCAAGGAGTATCAGTTTTTCTTTACAATGTGTGCTATCGAACAAGATAAGCATCCCTGGGGGTGCTTGAGTTTCTCCCATTATTCCTTTGCTGTGAATCTACTCTGGGTCATAGGATATGTTTCCTTCAGGGTCATACCTTATGCAGTATTAGTACAGAATCCTTGACCCAGTTCTGGGTGCTGGCTCTCCTATGCCCTACAGGCCAGAGGCAGGATGGTGAGGAGAGTCTGGGTCTGTAACTAAACGTGCCACAGTTGAAGCTCTGACTTCTGCACATAGTTGTATAAACTTGGGCTAATACCACATCATTTTGAATTCAGTCTTCTTCATCTATAAATAAAGCTCCAAGTTCCTAGCTTACAGCTCACTGAGATTGAATGAGATAATGATGTAGTTCTCTGGTAGGGTCCTGAACTATATATGGCAATTGCTGGCTCCATCTTTTCTACCTCCCCTCTCCTAGCTCATAGCAAAGCAAGCATTTCCCTCAGAGGTTGTTGTTCCTGGAGTTGATCCCCTTTGCTCAAAATAAACCACACACTTAGCATGGGGCTCCTGGGTTGCTTTGCTGTATGAGTTAAGGAGGAAATGGTACCTTGTAGATTCTGACACCAGTTAATGCCAGTATTGTGCACATTCAGAGTGGATGTTGTGGACATTATGCTTTCCTACAGAGCTCCAGGCTTCAAGAAGCTGGCCCATGGCTAGTTTTGGAGAGATAATGccatcaatttttttaaaggacaattCTGGCTTTAAACATTGCCTCCTCACCTCAGCAGATCAATGACTGCTCTCCAATTGCAGTATTACAAAACCCTTGAACATATCCTTAGCTGATTCTTTTCCCCATAAGCACCCTTTTGTTACCTGTCATCTGTCATGATCTAACAGGGTCTCACAGAATACACGATGGTCAAGTTAGGTTGTAGCCCAGTTGGTCAAGTAGTTGCTTAGCTTTCATGGATCCCCAGGCTTTGCTCCCTGGTACTGCATACACTGACCAtggcggtgcacacctgtaatctgagcactccagaagtggaagcagaatggtcagaagttcaaagtcatcctcagctacgacgcaagtttgaggtcagcctgggctacaggagagcCTGTCATGAGACTGTGGTTGCCCCATGGTCTTGTTAACTGAGGAAGAATGTCTAGTTTAGTCAGGCTTCTGTGTAGGTCACTTCCCCTGTGTCTCCTATGAGGAAAACAGATGTAATTCTAAGTCATGGGAACATTATGAAGTGTAAGTGAAGCAATTTAGCCAGTACTGAGTAGGTGTGCCACCAATTTTGAAGTCCTTGTTCTTAATGTGTTTAACCTGAAATTCAGATTGTTTTGGGACTACCTGAGACTGGATCCAGGTTCAGGGATTTGTTAGAAGGGCCTCAGTACTCAGCATGTTCTCCTCATAGCTAAGACTGTTTAGAACACAAGGATGTGGCCCAGAGAGgtaacacacgcctttaatcccagcactcaggaggcagaggcagttggatctcttaAGTTCtatgctagcctggtctccagagcaagttccaggacagccagggatataacagaccaaccaaccaaccaaccaaacagaagcaacaacaacaaaaagaacgtGGCTCAAAGTCAGCAGAGGGAAAACATGCATGGGAAGTGACCCCAGAAATGAGATGCTGGCTCCCCAGAGTCCTCTCCAGGTCACCAGGGTCACACTCAATTGTCAAGCCCTGAACTGTGGTCATTCACATGAAGCACTATCTTCCAGGAAGGTCATCAGAGATTCAGATAGGTACCCTCTGCCTCGCAGGTACTGAGTTCCAGACTCCAGAAGGAAAGTGGCTGTTCAGCACAGACCACGTACTTGCACAGTCTGGGCAAAGCAAGCCACTCTGATTATTCAGAGGCATCATCGGAGAGCTGAGGCCACTCCGTAAGCAGTCTCAGGCATGTAATAGTGCATGTAAACTCCAAACTATTAGGAAGATCTCCCTGCTAGAAAAGGCTCTGGTCAACTTGAGTTCAGTATTGGCCAGGACTTGGCTTCTGGTCTGAGGTCAGTAGAGTGGACCCTGAGATTGAATTGGCTTCCAATCAAGAGCTTACATATACTTACTAAACAGGACTTAAACATGGGGCCTCTGCTCTCTTGctgctgtttcctcagctctgTGAGTGACCTGTGAGAGACAGAGGGTGGGGTAGGAGCCACTTCATGAAACTGAGTGTCTGTTTCTGTCCTTACAGGTATTATCATGCTGTTTCTCTCCCCGTTCTCACTCACCGCCTTTTACTGCCTGATTTGGTCACTCTCCTACATCTTCTTTCCAGACGCCCTGTGGGGCAGGGGAGCTTGTATTAAGCTCTAGCGAGGGGGAAACCACAGCTTCACCACTCCTGCTGGCTCTGTGGGCTCTGCACTTAGCATGCTAGACCAAGACCTGCCCCATCCTCACTAAAGCTTTCCTGGTGCCTGTGTTGTCAAATGCTATCTCTTGTCTTGAATCACAGCGACCCCACAGTGGGCCCAGAAgcctttgcttctttctccttAATCAGGGTTTGTTGCTGGATTCTAAGAGCTCCCTCCGGGGAAGGGGTGAGAAGGCATGGAGTCAACAGCACAGACTCCTGGAGTCAGGTAAAAGGCAAACAGCAGACTCATTTATTCAGCAACGGGAAGAGCCTTATATATCCTCCTTCCAGCACCCAGGCTGTGTCTAGACCCAGTGACATTGCATGGTCACTCCTCATTGGTTAGGCATGATCAGGACCTCTGACAGCACCTGTTGCTAGGCCCTCAGGTAAACTCCAGGTTGTCTCATCTGTCTGCCTCCTAGGCCTTATCTTCCCACAATGATTCAGACTCCCTTTTGGGTAATACTTGAACgaagttttgtttgcttttttgtattttgagatagggtttctctgtgttgcccaggctgtcctgggaactcattctgtagacctttaactcagatccacctgcctctgcctctcaggtgctgggattaaaagtatgcatcaccaccatctggcttgGGTGATACTTGAATCATTCATGTAGGATAGACTTTTGTTTTCCAAGTTAAGTTTGGGCTTGGGTTGAGTTTCAGCTCAGGAttgggagttctaggccagccttggctacaggaTACTTTATCTCAAAAAATTGATTGGCAGTCCAAATGACTCACCTGGTGTATTAGTCatggttctctagaggaacagaatggaTAGaatgaatatctatctatctatctatctatctatctatctatcaatctatctatggaatttattagagtggctgATAGGCTATGGtctagctagtccaacaatggctatgtACCAACAGAAAGTCtaagaatccaatagttgttcagtctataaggctggatgtctcagctggtcttcagtatatgacataatcctgaagaagtagactctaatgccaatgaaggaatgCACCTGTTAGTGAGGGCAagaaggcaaagagagcaagcttccttcttccatgtcctttacttACATAAGCTGCCACCAAGAAGGTGGGGTCCAAATTAAAGATggatcttcccatttcaaaaAATCCTCACTAAAAGTAGGTCTTCTAACTTTAAACAAGTTAATTAAGAAAGTTCCCttgggccaggtgtggtagtacatgcttttaatcccagcatttgggaggcagaggcaggtggatctctgtgagttcaaggtctgcctggtctacatagtgagttccaggacagccaggactacatagagagaaactgtctcaaaaaaagagagagagaaaaaaaaagaaaaatccctcaccGGTGTATCTGCTTgggtttagttaattccagatgtttctgagaaccaagaatagccatcacacctggcttccaGGGGTCTcattctgtgtatcttttctaAGTTTTCAAACACTAGACTCTACTGAGATGTCACTTTGTCTTGTAAAACTACAAACCAGACAGAAATACTGCATGCTATTATATTCCAAAGTTGCACCTTCTGGAGGATAACCAGGGAATCCCAGCTTCACTCCAGACTTCTGAAGGACAGCTGGCTAATTCCGCCTCTTTCCACATGGTGGCGCCTGAACTCCTCTACAACATGTCTGCCTTTGAAGTTTTAAGATATATATGCCTCAAATCTAAAATtagattaaaaagtaaaaaccaacttgcaaattaaagaaaaatgccaaTGTCATTACAACTCCAAGGAAGCTGGCAGCATCTTCTCTCCCAGACCTCTTTTCCCcagtgtttgtttcttcttttat
This DNA window, taken from Cricetulus griseus strain 17A/GY chromosome 2, alternate assembly CriGri-PICRH-1.0, whole genome shotgun sequence, encodes the following:
- the Tmem269 gene encoding transmembrane protein 269; the encoded protein is MFGTGDLSLHSSCVPSRKKRRQGQHILNHENSISQMTTELSWKDVINALSLANMVLGLFSIFCSFSRKSHCASWMLLISFLLDMAVGTMTRHLNICHKMGLELNDFAVFTTFGLASALLLGVDGPLNGFLAVIYVLTTSFRLCFYSTGGGPSVYKGLPCPYASCVLASTCLLTKGNTFILCCMASLMILFMIDQSCYPHDEVLESENWKKVVYMGGIIMLFLSPFSLTAFYCLIWSLSYIFFPDALWGRGACIKL